A stretch of the Sulfurospirillum sp. UCH001 genome encodes the following:
- a CDS encoding SIR2 family protein translates to MKKSDLEAHIKSGNVVPFLGMGVFKETKTDDGDQIPFDSDSMILSLNGGRAMSPRLMYEYSRAAMSLEQRKGRAFIEQMTHHIFTHKPYPMPEAYQWLQTLMPQYVVDLNLDDSLLKLYADVNHFLITGVSRIMAGYDRFIVYAYTASTKEYHPVEKEMLNPLLPILFKPLGCTVPDKNFIISDADFVDWLTEAMGGYALPPFLKTYKNSKSYLFLGIDFNRDTYRMVANEITLGLEGGYLVNDKEKVSKKEEKFLNSHSIEKLDTTLEAFLRGE, encoded by the coding sequence GTGAAGAAGAGTGATTTAGAAGCACACATTAAAAGTGGCAATGTAGTTCCTTTCCTTGGAATGGGCGTTTTTAAAGAGACAAAAACAGACGATGGTGATCAGATCCCATTTGACAGTGACTCTATGATCCTAAGCCTTAATGGTGGACGTGCGATGTCGCCACGATTGATGTATGAGTACTCTCGTGCCGCGATGAGTTTGGAACAGCGAAAAGGTCGTGCTTTTATCGAGCAGATGACACATCATATTTTCACGCACAAGCCTTATCCTATGCCAGAAGCATATCAATGGCTTCAAACATTAATGCCCCAATATGTCGTTGATCTTAATTTGGATGATTCGCTTTTGAAACTTTATGCCGATGTCAATCACTTTTTAATTACAGGGGTCAGTCGCATTATGGCAGGGTATGATCGCTTTATTGTCTATGCGTATACGGCAAGCACAAAAGAGTATCACCCTGTTGAAAAAGAGATGCTTAACCCTTTGCTTCCCATTTTGTTTAAACCATTAGGGTGCACAGTGCCTGATAAAAATTTTATTATCTCTGATGCAGACTTTGTAGATTGGTTGACTGAAGCTATGGGTGGTTATGCATTGCCTCCTTTTCTAAAGACCTATAAAAACAGTAAAAGTTACCTTTTTTTAGGCATTGATTTTAACAGAGATACATATCGTATGGTTGCCAATGAGATCACTTTAGGGCTTGAGGGAGGATATTTGGTCAACGATAAAGAAAAAGTAAGTAAAAAAGAGGAAAAGTTTCTAAACTCTCATAGTATCGAAAAGTTAGATACTACATTAGAAGCGTTTTTAAGGGGTGAGTAA
- a CDS encoding thiamine-phosphate kinase has product MSKEAFFISGFSSKHIGDDGAIINNNQVYSKDLFCEDIHFKRSWMRLSQIAEKSMLVNISDAIAMNAKPKWAMIGVVIPKHFSYAELQELSASFQNTAKQYGMEIIGGDTTAGEKLMISISVISELQGKALYRKNAKVGDLVAFTGQLGASYKELTRLLRGGSISKQSRFMKPELKADFVYKASKHLHAAMDISDGLSKDLSRLLKASGNVGLNVKHPMSKRILCSGEEYEMLFSFDARKKGIIKRIAKQTRTKITIVGKIARKRYVCHCKEHHF; this is encoded by the coding sequence ATGTCAAAAGAGGCGTTTTTTATCTCTGGATTTTCGAGTAAACATATTGGCGATGATGGGGCTATTATAAACAATAATCAGGTCTATTCTAAAGACCTTTTTTGTGAAGATATACACTTCAAACGCTCATGGATGCGCTTATCGCAAATTGCTGAAAAAAGTATGTTGGTCAATATCTCTGATGCGATTGCAATGAATGCAAAACCTAAATGGGCGATGATTGGTGTAGTTATTCCTAAGCATTTCAGTTATGCAGAATTGCAAGAACTTTCCGCAAGTTTTCAAAATACAGCTAAGCAGTATGGCATGGAAATTATTGGAGGCGATACAACCGCTGGTGAAAAGTTAATGATTTCTATCAGTGTTATCTCTGAACTTCAAGGCAAAGCGCTGTATCGTAAAAATGCAAAAGTGGGTGATTTGGTAGCATTTACAGGTCAACTGGGTGCGTCATATAAAGAACTCACTCGGTTGTTACGTGGAGGAAGCATCAGTAAACAGTCACGTTTTATGAAACCTGAGCTAAAAGCTGATTTTGTGTATAAGGCATCGAAACATTTACATGCTGCTATGGATATTTCAGATGGACTATCCAAAGATCTCTCGAGACTTCTTAAGGCAAGTGGTAATGTAGGCTTAAACGTCAAGCATCCTATGTCTAAACGCATACTGTGCAGTGGTGAAGAATATGAGATGCTCTTTAGTTTTGATGCCCGAAAAAAAGGCATTATTAAACGTATTGCCAAACAGACACGTACCAAAATCACGATCGTAGGAAAAATAGCACGCAAACGTTATGTGTGCCATTGTAAAGAACACCATTTTTGA
- a CDS encoding class II SORL domain-containing protein, with product MPKINRYVDIDTVEREARKDYIDRHSPFITCEKVAKQYAPFKVTVKVGNAYTHPDDFDHYIANVQLYNGDVLLARADFVSGTLGGQDKKGQAEVTFTIVPSGKKLTLVAQSYCTKHGIWESDPVEVAIEE from the coding sequence ATGCCAAAAATCAATCGTTATGTTGATATTGACACTGTTGAAAGAGAAGCACGTAAAGATTATATCGATAGACACTCTCCGTTTATCACCTGTGAGAAAGTTGCAAAACAATATGCACCCTTTAAAGTTACTGTAAAAGTTGGTAATGCTTATACACATCCAGATGATTTTGATCACTACATTGCAAACGTCCAACTGTACAATGGAGATGTTCTTTTAGCACGTGCTGATTTTGTTTCTGGAACACTTGGTGGACAAGATAAAAAAGGACAAGCAGAAGTAACATTTACCATTGTTCCAAGTGGTAAAAAACTTACACTTGTTGCACAAAGCTACTGTACAAAACATGGTATTTGGGAAAGCGATCCTGTAGAAGTTGCTATCGAAGAGTAA
- a CDS encoding sigma 54-interacting transcriptional regulator, with product MVAFDAKCGDCLTTRELMTLYETATVVSNSLDLVASLEKALLILKNRLHLEKCVIHTLNDENLLTVYACIDFSKHQKELATYKLGEGATGFAAESKEPVVIENLHNDMLFLNKSGNRDQNAISYIAVPMLVDQEVIGVLGASITKTTAIDFESTIRVLTILSSIFAQSIRSHDINLKEKERLKELKLYYKMEWDSKVHNFGDIIGESPKMKQVYNVVERIAESNVTVLVRGETGTGKELVAAAIHKRSKRKDEPFVKLNCAAITDTLIESELFGHEKGAFTDAKEARKGRFELADGGTLFLDEIGDISASAQVKLLRVLQEREFERVGGSKTIKVNVRLVAATNRNLEEMVKNGTFREDLYYRLNVIPIDLPPLRERGNDIALLVNFFLQKSMSNHKKRVIITDEAMEILCQYTWPGNVRELENTVERIVLMGSEDGISADEMLLLLPAFNQKLMCQRRIMSEEE from the coding sequence ATGGTTGCGTTTGATGCTAAGTGTGGGGACTGCCTTACCACCAGAGAACTGATGACACTCTATGAAACAGCAACAGTGGTCTCAAACTCCTTGGATTTGGTTGCTTCTCTTGAAAAAGCTCTGTTGATTTTAAAAAATCGTTTACACTTGGAAAAATGTGTCATTCATACGTTAAACGATGAAAATCTTTTAACGGTTTATGCCTGTATTGATTTTAGCAAGCATCAAAAAGAGCTTGCAACGTATAAATTAGGCGAGGGTGCGACAGGCTTCGCAGCGGAGAGTAAAGAGCCAGTTGTCATTGAAAATTTACATAACGATATGCTTTTTCTTAATAAATCAGGCAATCGTGACCAAAATGCCATCTCTTACATCGCTGTACCTATGCTGGTCGATCAAGAAGTGATTGGCGTTTTGGGTGCGAGCATCACCAAAACAACAGCGATTGATTTTGAAAGTACGATTCGTGTTCTGACCATTTTAAGCTCTATTTTTGCGCAATCTATAAGATCGCACGACATTAATCTCAAAGAAAAAGAGCGCTTAAAAGAGCTGAAGCTTTACTACAAAATGGAATGGGACTCAAAAGTTCACAATTTCGGTGATATCATCGGTGAAAGCCCTAAAATGAAGCAAGTCTATAATGTGGTTGAGCGTATTGCGGAGAGTAATGTTACGGTTCTCGTTCGAGGCGAAACAGGCACAGGAAAAGAGCTAGTCGCAGCAGCCATTCATAAACGTTCCAAACGCAAGGATGAGCCCTTTGTCAAACTCAACTGTGCAGCAATTACCGATACGCTTATAGAGAGTGAGCTTTTTGGGCATGAAAAAGGGGCGTTTACCGATGCAAAAGAGGCACGAAAAGGTCGTTTTGAACTAGCCGATGGCGGAACACTCTTTTTAGATGAGATTGGCGATATTTCGGCCTCTGCACAAGTGAAACTGCTTCGTGTCTTACAAGAACGAGAGTTTGAGCGCGTGGGAGGGAGTAAGACCATCAAAGTCAATGTTCGCTTGGTAGCAGCAACCAACCGAAATCTTGAAGAAATGGTGAAAAATGGGACATTTAGAGAAGATTTGTATTATAGGCTCAATGTCATTCCTATAGATTTACCACCGCTTCGTGAACGTGGAAATGATATAGCGCTTTTGGTGAATTTCTTTTTGCAAAAATCGATGAGTAACCATAAAAAACGGGTGATTATCACGGATGAAGCGATGGAAATACTCTGTCAATACACATGGCCTGGAAATGTGCGTGAGCTTGAAAACACCGTGGAACGCATTGTTCTCATGGGAAGTGAAGATGGTATCAGTGCGGATGAGATGTTACTACTGCTTCCAGCCTTTAATCAAAAATTAATGTGCCAACGAAGGATTATGAGTGAAGAAGAGTGA
- a CDS encoding DUF5644 domain-containing protein, giving the protein MECKLALSVFRFDAKTDFLPYYKKHFITIDRSLSVNDLLAKIKTEDGSFDYPKGDLAALKINGKALFSNVSLDGIINSFGNSLTLEPLSTKRATKDMIINTDDFYERFDLLDAYVDGKDRPLFEHYMIYHYASSVLDLHEGFQGDALFAFAYDMIHKHPERKREILEVVANEHTGIFLHVKLCKKIYPCGADVEKKITELKNEVMKLKPYPNTLVEKFSHHIELL; this is encoded by the coding sequence ATGGAGTGTAAACTCGCCCTCAGCGTCTTTCGTTTTGACGCTAAAACGGATTTTTTGCCCTACTATAAAAAACATTTTATTACGATTGATCGTAGTCTTAGTGTTAATGATCTTTTAGCCAAAATAAAAACAGAAGATGGCAGTTTTGATTATCCAAAAGGTGACCTTGCTGCTTTAAAAATCAATGGTAAAGCGCTTTTTAGCAATGTTTCATTAGATGGTATCATTAACTCTTTTGGTAACTCACTTACATTAGAGCCATTAAGCACTAAACGTGCAACAAAAGATATGATCATCAATACAGACGATTTTTATGAGCGTTTTGATCTTTTGGACGCTTATGTTGATGGTAAAGACAGACCATTGTTTGAGCACTATATGATTTATCATTATGCTTCAAGCGTTCTTGATTTGCATGAAGGTTTCCAAGGTGACGCCCTGTTTGCTTTTGCGTATGACATGATTCATAAACATCCTGAACGTAAACGTGAGATCCTTGAAGTTGTTGCCAATGAACACACTGGCATCTTTTTACATGTGAAGTTGTGTAAGAAAATTTACCCTTGTGGTGCGGATGTAGAAAAGAAAATCACTGAACTTAAAAATGAAGTGATGAAACTAAAACCTTATCCAAACACACTTGTTGAAAAATTTTCACATCACATCGAACTTTTGTAA
- a CDS encoding heterodisulfide reductase, whose protein sequence is MKNYFLFDTLIQREKTAPMITAARKLIELLGIDAPSFKGAKADLGSEFMGLDKLKFLEHYAYNLTLAADQKRDILCFEQSSFISHAQTKDMLINDANLKFEIAGRLEKHNLSLNLDTQVISLEQLLLEEMDTEKLTSLVKHPFGNFQAALFFGSNACRARKYRKEELVTRLLDSVQLKCVKHESSHESDGFEVYDASSSLAKKLAAKAMLDMFDNAADFVLVCDARSFIMFDFYQKELEKISGREIGLSVLSLAELLLLAFGETSKKAIGLDQHKVAISLI, encoded by the coding sequence ATGAAAAATTATTTTCTTTTTGATACGCTGATCCAGCGTGAAAAAACAGCTCCAATGATAACTGCTGCTCGAAAACTCATTGAACTTTTAGGCATTGACGCACCCTCTTTCAAAGGGGCGAAAGCAGATCTTGGAAGCGAATTTATGGGCTTAGATAAACTAAAATTTCTAGAGCATTATGCGTACAATCTTACCCTTGCAGCTGACCAAAAACGTGATATTCTCTGTTTTGAGCAAAGCTCTTTTATCAGTCATGCGCAAACCAAAGATATGCTCATCAACGATGCAAATCTCAAATTTGAAATTGCTGGACGTTTGGAAAAACATAACCTTTCTCTTAATTTAGACACTCAAGTGATCTCTTTAGAACAACTTCTTTTAGAGGAAATGGATACTGAAAAACTAACAAGTTTAGTGAAACATCCATTTGGAAATTTCCAAGCAGCTCTTTTCTTTGGCTCGAATGCATGCAGAGCTAGAAAATACCGCAAAGAAGAACTTGTAACACGCTTACTTGATTCTGTACAACTTAAATGCGTCAAGCATGAAAGTAGCCATGAGAGCGATGGCTTTGAAGTCTATGATGCTTCCTCTTCGCTTGCAAAAAAACTAGCTGCAAAAGCAATGCTAGATATGTTTGACAACGCCGCTGATTTTGTGCTCGTGTGTGATGCAAGAAGCTTTATTATGTTCGACTTTTACCAAAAAGAGCTTGAGAAAATTTCTGGAAGAGAAATTGGATTAAGTGTCCTAAGCCTTGCAGAACTTCTTCTCTTAGCCTTTGGCGAGACCAGTAAAAAAGCTATTGGACTCGATCAACACAAAGTGGCTATTTCCCTTATATAA
- the truD gene encoding tRNA pseudouridine(13) synthase TruD — protein MIRQFFLTHSPISAMFTKNSSDFVVNEIPLYPFSGEGEHLVVHVRKKDLTTWDMLQYLSEVTGCKVRDFGYAGLKDKDGMTTQYISLHKSYEPKLANFTHDKIKILDKTYHNNKIRTGHLKGNRFFVRLKKVNPIDARKLQDGLKKIAKEGFPNFFGYQRFGIDGDNYLKGKAILEGKRKERNPKMKEFFINAYQSYLFNNWLSKRIEISRLLEEFNLSDATRATNLPKEMVESLKKQPQFFKLMHGDVLHHYPAGKAFVCENVEEELPRFLERGITIAGWLVGGKNIRAEYEAGVIEQEMFKESEPFLDKINGSRRFAWSFAEDVEGVYKEEEAWFEMHFSLPKGSYATVIIEELIKVSL, from the coding sequence ATGATTAGACAATTTTTTCTCACCCATTCGCCTATTAGTGCGATGTTTACCAAAAATAGCAGTGATTTCGTAGTCAATGAAATTCCTCTTTATCCTTTTAGTGGTGAGGGTGAGCATTTGGTGGTGCATGTGCGCAAAAAAGACCTTACCACATGGGATATGTTGCAGTATTTAAGTGAAGTAACAGGGTGTAAAGTACGTGATTTTGGCTATGCAGGTTTGAAAGACAAAGATGGTATGACCACACAATACATTTCGCTTCATAAAAGTTACGAGCCAAAACTAGCAAACTTTACACACGATAAAATCAAAATTTTAGATAAAACGTACCATAACAATAAAATCCGAACAGGGCATCTTAAAGGTAACCGTTTCTTTGTTCGCCTCAAAAAAGTCAATCCTATTGATGCTAGAAAACTCCAAGATGGACTTAAAAAAATTGCAAAAGAGGGTTTTCCAAACTTCTTTGGGTACCAGCGTTTTGGCATTGATGGCGATAACTACCTTAAAGGAAAAGCGATTTTAGAGGGTAAGCGCAAAGAGAGAAATCCTAAAATGAAAGAGTTTTTCATCAATGCGTATCAAAGTTACCTTTTCAATAATTGGCTCTCAAAACGTATCGAAATTAGCCGTTTACTTGAAGAGTTTAATCTCTCCGATGCAACACGAGCAACGAATTTACCAAAAGAGATGGTAGAGAGTCTCAAAAAACAACCGCAATTTTTTAAACTCATGCATGGCGATGTTTTACATCATTATCCAGCAGGTAAAGCCTTTGTGTGCGAAAATGTGGAAGAGGAATTACCACGCTTTTTAGAGCGGGGTATTACTATCGCAGGCTGGCTTGTGGGTGGTAAAAACATTAGAGCTGAGTACGAAGCGGGTGTTATAGAGCAAGAAATGTTTAAAGAGAGTGAGCCTTTTTTAGACAAAATTAACGGTTCAAGACGCTTTGCATGGAGCTTTGCAGAGGATGTTGAAGGCGTTTACAAAGAAGAAGAAGCATGGTTTGAAATGCATTTTTCATTGCCTAAAGGCTCCTATGCAACCGTCATTATAGAAGAGCTAATAAAAGTTTCGCTATAA